One window of Pseudomonas sp. FP198 genomic DNA carries:
- the pheA gene encoding prephenate dehydratase, translating to MSEQELKALRLRIDALDEKVLELISERARCAQEVARVKMASLAEGEVPVFYRPEREAQVLKRVMERNKGPLGNEEMARLFREIMSSCLALEQPLKVAYLGPEGTFTQAAAMKHFGHAVISKPMAAIDEVFREVAAGAVNFGVVPVENSTEGAVNHTLDSFLEHDMVICGEVELRIHHHLLVGESTKTDSISRIYSHAQSLAQCRKWLDAHYPNVERVAVSSNAEAAKRVKGEWNSAAIAGDMAAGLYGLTRLAEKIEDRPDNSTRFLMIGSQEVPPTGDDKTSIIVSMSNKPGALHELLVPFHDNGIDLTRIETRPSRSGKWTYVFFIDFVGHHRDPLVKGVLEKISQEAVALKVLGSYPKAVL from the coding sequence ATGTCCGAGCAAGAACTCAAGGCGCTGCGCCTGCGCATCGACGCCCTCGACGAAAAAGTCCTGGAACTGATCAGCGAGCGTGCACGCTGCGCCCAGGAAGTCGCCCGGGTGAAAATGGCCTCCCTGGCTGAAGGCGAAGTGCCGGTGTTCTACCGGCCGGAGCGCGAAGCCCAGGTGCTCAAGCGCGTCATGGAGCGCAACAAGGGCCCGCTGGGCAACGAAGAGATGGCGCGGCTGTTTCGCGAAATCATGTCCTCGTGCCTGGCCCTTGAACAGCCGCTGAAAGTCGCGTACCTGGGGCCGGAAGGGACCTTTACCCAGGCTGCCGCCATGAAGCATTTCGGTCACGCGGTGATCAGCAAGCCGATGGCGGCCATCGACGAAGTCTTCCGCGAAGTGGCCGCTGGCGCGGTGAATTTCGGTGTGGTGCCGGTGGAAAACTCCACCGAAGGCGCGGTCAACCACACGCTGGACAGCTTCCTTGAGCATGACATGGTGATCTGTGGCGAAGTCGAGCTGCGGATCCATCACCACCTGCTGGTGGGCGAGAGCACCAAGACCGACAGCATCAGTCGCATCTATTCCCACGCCCAGTCCCTGGCCCAGTGCCGCAAATGGCTGGACGCGCATTACCCGAATGTCGAGCGCGTGGCGGTGTCGAGCAACGCCGAAGCGGCCAAGCGGGTCAAGGGCGAGTGGAATTCGGCGGCCATCGCCGGGGATATGGCGGCAGGCCTCTACGGCTTGACGCGCCTGGCCGAGAAAATCGAGGACCGTCCGGACAACTCCACCCGGTTCCTGATGATCGGCAGCCAGGAAGTCCCACCGACCGGCGACGACAAGACCTCGATCATCGTTTCCATGAGCAACAAGCCGGGCGCGCTGCACGAATTGCTGGTGCCGTTCCACGACAATGGGATCGACCTGACGCGGATCGAGACCCGTCCGTCGCGCAGCGGTAAATGGACCTACGTGTTCTTCATCGATTTTGTCGGCCACCACCGCGATCCGCTGGTCAAGGGTGTGCTGGAGAAAATCAGTCAGGAAGCAGTGGCACTCAAGGTGCTGGGTTCCTACCCCAAGGCAGTTCTTTAA
- the hisC gene encoding histidinol-phosphate transaminase has product MSGNFLALAQPGVQQLSPYVPGKPVDELARELDLDPASIVKLASNENPLGASPKALAAIRDELAELTRYPDGNGFALKSLLAERCGVELSQVTLGNGSNDILELVARAYLAPGLNAVFSEHAFAVYPIATQAVGADAHVVPAKDWGHDLQAMLAAIDANTRVVFIANPNNPTGTWFDAQALDDFLQDVPEHVLVVLDEAYIEYAEGSDLPDGLDFLAAYPNLLVSRTFSKAYGLASLRVGYGLSTAVVADVLNRVRQPFNVNSFALAAACAALQDEAYLAESRRLNEAGMQQLEAGFRELGLSWIPSKGNFICVDVGCVAAPVFQGLLREGVIVRPVANYGMPNHLRVTVGLPAENSRFLEALSKVLARG; this is encoded by the coding sequence ATGAGTGGCAACTTCCTCGCACTGGCGCAGCCAGGCGTGCAACAACTTTCGCCATACGTTCCAGGCAAGCCTGTGGACGAACTGGCTCGCGAGCTGGATCTGGATCCGGCCAGCATCGTCAAGTTGGCGAGCAACGAAAACCCGCTGGGCGCAAGCCCCAAGGCATTGGCGGCGATCCGCGACGAGCTGGCCGAGCTGACCCGCTACCCCGATGGTAATGGCTTTGCCTTGAAAAGCCTGCTGGCCGAGCGCTGCGGCGTCGAGCTGAGCCAGGTGACCTTGGGTAACGGCTCCAACGACATTCTCGAGCTGGTCGCTCGCGCCTATCTGGCGCCGGGCCTCAACGCTGTGTTCAGCGAGCATGCGTTTGCGGTCTATCCGATTGCCACCCAGGCCGTTGGTGCCGATGCCCATGTGGTTCCGGCCAAGGATTGGGGGCACGATCTGCAGGCCATGCTGGCCGCCATAGACGCCAATACCCGCGTGGTCTTCATCGCCAACCCGAACAATCCGACCGGCACCTGGTTCGATGCCCAGGCCCTGGACGACTTCCTGCAGGACGTGCCCGAGCACGTGCTGGTGGTGCTGGACGAGGCCTACATCGAGTACGCCGAGGGCAGCGACCTGCCCGACGGCCTGGACTTCCTCGCCGCGTACCCGAACCTGCTGGTGTCGCGCACCTTCTCCAAGGCCTATGGCCTGGCGTCGCTGCGGGTCGGTTACGGCCTCTCCACCGCGGTGGTGGCCGATGTGCTGAACCGCGTGCGTCAACCGTTCAACGTCAACAGCTTCGCCCTGGCCGCCGCCTGCGCCGCCTTGCAGGACGAGGCCTACCTGGCCGAGAGCCGCCGCTTGAACGAGGCCGGTATGCAGCAGCTGGAAGCCGGCTTCCGTGAGCTGGGGCTGAGCTGGATTCCTTCCAAGGGCAATTTCATCTGTGTCGACGTGGGCTGCGTCGCGGCGCCGGTGTTTCAGGGCTTACTGCGCGAAGGCGTGATTGTCCGTCCGGTGGCCAATTACGGCATGCCGAATCACCTGCGGGTCACCGTCGGCCTGCCGGCGGAAAACAGCCGTTTCCTGGAGGCGCTGAGCAAGGTCCTGGCTCGTGGTTGA
- a CDS encoding bifunctional prephenate dehydrogenase/3-phosphoshikimate 1-carboxyvinyltransferase, with protein sequence MIGRLVVVGLGLIGGSFAKGLRESGLCREVVGVDLDPQSRRLAVELGVVDRCEDDLLVACQGADVIQLAVPILAMEKLLARLAGMDLGQAILTDVGSAKGNVVRAATEAFGGMPARFVPGHPIAGSEQSGVEASNAELFRRHKVILTPLDQTDPAALSVVDRLWRELGADVEHMQVERHDEVLAATSHLPHLLAFGLVDSLAKRNENLEIFRYAAGGFRDFTRIAGSDPVMWHDIFLANREAVLRTLDTFRSDLDALRDAVDAGDGHQLLGVFTRARVAREHFSKILARRAYVDAMNSNDLIFLAQPGGSLSGRIRVPGDKSISHRSIMLGSLAEGVTEVEGFLEGEDALATLQAFRDMGVVIEGPHHGRVTIHGVGLHGLKPAPGPIYLGNSGTSMRLLSGLLAAQDFDSTLTGDASLSKRPMNRVANPLREMGAVIETAADGRPPMTIRGGNKLKGLTYTMPMASAQVKSCLLLAGLYAEGKTTVTEPAPTRDHTERMLRGFGYPVSVDGATASVESGSKLTATHIEVPGDISSSAFFLVAASIAEGSDLVLEHVGINPTRTGVIDILRLMGADITLENQREVGGEPVADLHVRAAKLKGIEIPEALVPLAIDEFPVLFVAAACAEGRTVLTGAEELRVKESDRIQVMADGLLALGVKCEPTPDGIIIDGGQIGGGEVHGHGDHRIAMAFSVASLRASAPIRIHDCANVATSFPNFLALCAQVGIRVAQEAQS encoded by the coding sequence ATGATCGGTCGCCTGGTGGTGGTCGGCCTGGGGTTGATCGGCGGTTCGTTCGCCAAGGGCCTGCGTGAAAGCGGGCTGTGCCGGGAAGTGGTGGGGGTCGACCTCGATCCGCAATCGCGCAGGCTCGCCGTCGAGCTGGGCGTGGTGGATCGCTGCGAGGATGACCTGCTGGTCGCCTGCCAAGGGGCTGATGTGATCCAGCTGGCGGTGCCGATCCTGGCCATGGAGAAACTGCTCGCCCGCTTGGCCGGCATGGACCTCGGGCAAGCGATTCTCACCGATGTCGGCAGCGCCAAGGGCAATGTCGTGCGGGCGGCGACCGAGGCGTTCGGCGGCATGCCGGCGCGCTTCGTGCCCGGTCATCCGATTGCCGGCTCCGAGCAGAGCGGGGTAGAGGCATCCAATGCCGAGCTGTTCCGTCGTCACAAGGTCATTTTGACGCCGCTGGACCAGACCGACCCCGCAGCATTGTCGGTGGTGGACCGTCTGTGGCGCGAGCTGGGGGCCGATGTCGAGCACATGCAGGTCGAGCGACACGACGAAGTATTGGCCGCCACCAGCCATTTGCCGCACCTGTTGGCGTTCGGTCTGGTGGATTCATTAGCCAAACGCAATGAAAATCTTGAGATCTTCCGTTACGCTGCCGGCGGTTTCCGCGATTTCACGAGAATCGCGGGTAGCGACCCGGTCATGTGGCACGACATCTTCCTCGCCAACCGCGAAGCTGTCCTGCGCACACTCGATACATTTCGCAGCGATCTCGACGCCTTGCGCGACGCGGTCGATGCAGGGGACGGGCACCAATTGCTGGGCGTTTTCACGCGCGCCAGGGTGGCCCGCGAGCATTTCAGTAAAATCCTGGCCCGTCGGGCCTATGTGGACGCTATGAACTCCAACGATCTGATTTTCCTGGCACAACCTGGTGGCTCCCTGAGTGGGCGGATTCGTGTACCGGGCGATAAATCGATTTCCCACCGCTCGATCATGCTCGGCTCCCTGGCTGAAGGCGTGACCGAGGTGGAAGGTTTCCTCGAGGGCGAAGACGCCCTGGCAACGCTGCAAGCGTTCCGCGACATGGGCGTGGTCATCGAGGGGCCGCACCACGGCCGCGTGACTATCCATGGTGTTGGCCTGCACGGTCTGAAGCCCGCTCCGGGCCCGATCTACCTGGGCAACTCCGGCACGTCGATGCGCCTGTTGTCCGGCCTGCTGGCCGCCCAGGATTTCGACAGCACCCTGACCGGTGACGCCTCGCTGTCCAAGCGTCCGATGAACCGTGTCGCCAACCCGCTGCGGGAAATGGGCGCGGTGATCGAGACCGCTGCCGACGGTCGCCCACCGATGACCATTCGCGGCGGCAACAAGCTCAAGGGCCTGACCTACACCATGCCGATGGCCAGCGCCCAGGTTAAATCCTGCCTGCTGCTGGCCGGCCTGTATGCCGAAGGCAAGACCACCGTCACCGAGCCGGCGCCGACCCGCGACCACACCGAGCGCATGCTGCGTGGCTTCGGTTATCCGGTCAGCGTTGACGGCGCTACCGCATCTGTCGAATCGGGCAGCAAGCTGACCGCGACCCACATCGAAGTTCCGGGCGATATTTCCTCGTCGGCGTTCTTCCTCGTGGCCGCGTCGATCGCCGAAGGCTCCGACCTGGTGCTCGAACACGTTGGCATCAACCCGACCCGTACCGGCGTGATCGACATCCTGCGCCTGATGGGCGCCGACATCACCCTGGAAAACCAGCGTGAAGTGGGCGGCGAGCCTGTTGCAGACTTGCACGTAAGAGCAGCTAAGCTTAAAGGCATCGAAATTCCCGAGGCGCTGGTCCCCCTGGCGATCGACGAGTTCCCGGTGCTGTTCGTGGCGGCGGCATGCGCAGAAGGCCGCACAGTGCTGACCGGCGCCGAAGAGCTGCGGGTCAAGGAGTCGGATCGCATCCAGGTGATGGCCGACGGCCTGCTGGCCCTTGGCGTCAAATGCGAACCGACGCCGGACGGCATCATCATTGATGGCGGCCAGATTGGCGGTGGCGAAGTCCATGGCCATGGCGACCATCGCATCGCCATGGCATTCAGTGTTGCGTCCCTGCGCGCCAGCGCGCCGATCCGCATCCACGACTGCGCCAACGTCGCCACGTCGTTCCCGAACTTCCTGGCGTTGTGCGCGCAGGTCGGTATTCGAGTAGCACAAGAGGCACAGTCGTGA
- the cmk gene encoding (d)CMP kinase translates to MNIKAPVITIDGPSGSGKGTIAGMLAKRLGWNLLDSGALYRLLAFAAKNHGVDLTNEELLKALAAHLDVQFIAATDGQLQRIILEGDEVSDVIRTESVGAGASQVAALPAVREALLQRQRAFQEPPGLVADGRDMGTVVFPDAPLKIFLTASAEERARRRYLQLKGKGEDVSLSSLLDEIRARDERDTQRAVAPLKPAADAIQLDSTELSIDQVLQRIMSEIALRDIAG, encoded by the coding sequence GTGAACATCAAGGCACCGGTCATCACCATCGATGGCCCAAGCGGCTCGGGCAAGGGCACCATCGCCGGCATGCTGGCCAAGCGACTGGGCTGGAATCTGCTCGATTCCGGCGCCCTCTATCGCTTGCTGGCCTTCGCCGCCAAGAACCATGGCGTCGACCTGACCAACGAGGAACTGCTCAAGGCCCTGGCCGCCCATCTGGACGTGCAGTTCATCGCCGCCACCGATGGCCAGTTGCAGCGCATCATCCTGGAAGGTGACGAAGTCAGCGACGTCATCCGTACCGAAAGCGTTGGCGCCGGGGCCTCCCAGGTCGCCGCGCTGCCGGCGGTACGCGAAGCGCTGTTGCAGCGCCAACGGGCATTCCAGGAGCCGCCGGGGCTGGTGGCCGATGGCCGCGACATGGGCACGGTGGTATTTCCGGATGCGCCGCTGAAGATATTCCTCACCGCCAGCGCGGAGGAGCGGGCTCGCCGCCGATATTTGCAGTTGAAGGGCAAAGGCGAGGATGTTAGTCTGTCGAGTCTGCTAGATGAGATCCGTGCACGCGACGAGCGTGATACCCAGCGCGCAGTCGCCCCGCTAAAGCCGGCGGCCGATGCGATTCAGCTGGATTCCACGGAGTTGTCCATTGATCAGGTGTTGCAACGCATCATGAGCGAAATCGCGCTTCGCGATATCGCCGGGTGA
- the rpsA gene encoding 30S ribosomal protein S1: MSESFAELFEESLKTLNLQAGSIITGVIVDIDYQARWVTVHAGLKSEALIPLEQFYNDAGELNINVGDEVHVALDSVEDGFGETKLSREKAKRAECWIVLEAAFAAEEVVKGVINGKVKGGFTVDVNGIRAFLPGSLVDVRPVRDTTHLEGKELEFKVIKLDQKRNNVVVSRRSVLEAENSAEREALLESLQEGQQVKGIVKNLTDYGAFVDLGGVDGLLHITDMAWKRIKHPSEIVNVGDEIDVKVLKYDRERNRVSLGLKQLGEDPWVAIKARYPEGTRVTARVTNLTDYGCFAELEEGVEGLVHVSEMDWTNKNIHPSKVVQVGDEVEVMVLDIDEERRRISLGIKQCKSNPWEDFSGQFNKGDKISGTIKSITDFGIFIGLDGGIDGLVHLSDISWNEVGEEAVRRFKKGDELDTVILSVDPERERISLGIKQLESDPFSEYVQENDKGAIVKGIVKEVDAKGAIITLADDIEATLKASEISRDRVEDARNVLKEGEEVEAKIISVDRKSRVIQLSIKSKDDAEEKEAIQSLREKPATDAPGPTTLGDLLRAQMEKQN; this comes from the coding sequence ATGAGCGAAAGCTTTGCGGAACTCTTTGAAGAAAGCTTGAAAACCCTGAACCTTCAGGCAGGCTCCATCATCACCGGCGTTATCGTTGATATCGATTACCAGGCTCGCTGGGTAACCGTTCACGCTGGTCTGAAGTCTGAAGCGCTGATCCCGCTTGAGCAGTTCTACAACGACGCTGGCGAACTGAACATCAACGTCGGTGACGAAGTTCACGTTGCGCTGGACTCGGTTGAAGATGGCTTCGGTGAAACCAAGCTGTCCCGTGAAAAAGCCAAGCGTGCTGAATGCTGGATCGTTCTGGAAGCGGCCTTCGCAGCTGAGGAAGTGGTCAAGGGCGTTATCAACGGTAAGGTTAAAGGCGGCTTCACTGTCGACGTTAACGGCATCCGTGCGTTCCTGCCAGGTTCCCTGGTTGACGTCCGTCCAGTGCGCGACACCACGCACCTGGAAGGCAAAGAGCTGGAATTCAAGGTCATCAAGCTGGACCAGAAGCGCAACAACGTTGTCGTTTCCCGTCGCAGTGTCCTGGAAGCCGAGAACTCCGCCGAGCGTGAAGCTCTGCTGGAATCGCTGCAGGAAGGCCAGCAGGTCAAGGGTATCGTCAAGAACCTCACCGATTACGGCGCATTCGTCGATCTGGGTGGCGTCGATGGCCTGCTGCACATCACCGACATGGCCTGGAAGCGTATCAAGCATCCTTCGGAAATCGTCAACGTTGGCGACGAGATCGACGTCAAGGTTCTGAAGTACGATCGCGAGCGCAATCGTGTTTCCCTGGGCCTGAAGCAACTGGGTGAAGATCCATGGGTCGCTATCAAAGCCCGTTACCCAGAAGGCACTCGCGTCACCGCTCGTGTTACCAACCTCACCGACTACGGCTGCTTCGCTGAGCTGGAAGAAGGCGTTGAAGGCCTGGTACACGTTTCCGAAATGGACTGGACCAACAAGAACATCCACCCTTCGAAAGTCGTACAAGTCGGCGACGAAGTGGAAGTCATGGTTCTGGACATCGACGAAGAGCGTCGTCGTATCTCCCTCGGCATCAAGCAGTGCAAGTCCAACCCATGGGAAGACTTCTCTGGCCAGTTCAACAAGGGCGATAAAATCTCCGGCACCATCAAGTCGATCACCGATTTCGGTATCTTCATTGGTCTGGACGGCGGCATCGACGGCCTGGTTCACCTGTCCGACATCTCCTGGAACGAAGTGGGCGAAGAAGCCGTGCGCCGTTTCAAGAAGGGCGACGAGCTGGACACCGTTATCCTGTCGGTTGACCCAGAGCGCGAGCGCATCTCCCTGGGTATCAAGCAACTGGAAAGCGATCCGTTCTCCGAGTACGTCCAAGAGAACGACAAAGGCGCAATCGTTAAGGGCATCGTGAAAGAAGTTGACGCCAAAGGCGCCATCATCACCCTGGCCGACGATATCGAAGCGACTCTGAAAGCCTCCGAAATCAGCCGTGACCGCGTTGAAGACGCGCGTAACGTTCTGAAAGAAGGCGAAGAAGTAGAAGCCAAGATCATCAGCGTTGACCGCAAGAGCCGCGTAATCCAGCTCTCCATCAAGTCGAAAGACGATGCTGAAGAGAAAGAAGCAATCCAGAGCCTGCGCGAGAAGCCAGCTACTGATGCTCCTGGTCCTACCACTCTGGGCGACCTGCTGCGTGCACAGATGGAAAAGCAGAACTGA
- a CDS encoding NAD-dependent epimerase/dehydratase family protein, producing MTSEKVLVTGATGFIGQALIRQLLLRQEAEVIALVRRRSQELPNAVQQFVCSGGDPSFPDDVATVIHLAGRAHVLKDSSGSSLDMYRVDNVEYTVNLARKALASGVKRFVFISSIGVNGSATGRVPFNEESVPSPKADYAISKWEAEQALTGLLKGSGMELVIIRPPLVYAGHAPGNFRRLLRLVATGLPMPFASIHNCRSMIALENLVDFIFLCSRHPAAANETFLVADGMDFSTAQIIERLAEGMDKGILLFPAPEGLMRWGARAVGMRGAFEQLCASLVIDSSKARDVLGWRAPVDAGMALVDAGRKFRAARRRSR from the coding sequence ATGACTTCAGAAAAAGTACTAGTTACCGGGGCTACCGGGTTCATTGGCCAAGCCCTTATACGGCAACTCTTGCTACGACAGGAGGCAGAGGTCATCGCCCTGGTTCGCCGGCGGAGCCAAGAGCTTCCAAATGCCGTACAGCAGTTCGTCTGTAGTGGAGGCGATCCGTCTTTCCCTGATGATGTTGCTACCGTGATTCATCTAGCTGGTCGTGCCCATGTGCTAAAGGATTCTTCGGGTTCATCCTTGGATATGTATCGGGTCGATAATGTCGAGTACACGGTGAATCTGGCTCGTAAGGCGCTTGCCTCTGGTGTAAAGCGCTTCGTCTTTATCAGCTCTATCGGTGTAAATGGTTCTGCTACTGGGAGGGTTCCATTCAACGAAGAGTCAGTACCTTCCCCCAAGGCGGACTACGCAATTTCAAAATGGGAGGCCGAGCAGGCGCTGACCGGGTTGCTAAAAGGCTCCGGTATGGAACTTGTCATCATTCGGCCGCCGCTTGTATACGCTGGCCATGCTCCGGGCAACTTTCGTCGTCTGCTGAGATTGGTTGCCACAGGGCTTCCGATGCCATTCGCCTCTATCCATAATTGTCGCAGCATGATTGCATTGGAGAATCTGGTGGACTTCATTTTCCTGTGCTCCCGCCATCCGGCTGCTGCTAACGAAACATTTTTGGTAGCTGATGGGATGGATTTTTCGACCGCGCAGATCATTGAGCGATTGGCGGAAGGTATGGACAAAGGGATTTTGCTTTTTCCTGCGCCAGAGGGCCTGATGCGATGGGGGGCTCGCGCGGTGGGCATGCGTGGGGCGTTTGAACAGCTATGTGCAAGTCTTGTTATCGACTCCAGCAAGGCGCGGGATGTTTTAGGCTGGCGAGCACCTGTGGATGCGGGTATGGCGCTGGTAGATGCCGGGCGGAAGTTCAGGGCGGCGCGTCGTCGGAGCCGTTGA
- the ihfB gene encoding integration host factor subunit beta, giving the protein MTKSELIERIVTHQGLLSSKDVELAIKTMLEQMSQCLATGDRIEIRGFGSFSLHYRAPRVGRNPKTGQSVSLDGKFVPHFKPGKELRDRVNEEEEGV; this is encoded by the coding sequence ATGACGAAGTCGGAGTTGATCGAACGGATTGTCACCCATCAAGGGCTACTCTCATCCAAGGATGTGGAGCTGGCCATCAAGACCATGCTTGAGCAAATGTCCCAATGCCTGGCTACAGGCGATCGAATCGAGATTCGAGGTTTTGGCAGCTTTTCTCTTCATTATCGGGCGCCACGTGTAGGCCGTAATCCCAAAACCGGTCAGTCCGTTAGCCTGGATGGAAAATTTGTTCCGCATTTCAAGCCGGGCAAGGAGCTTCGGGATCGTGTGAACGAAGAGGAGGAGGGCGTTTGA
- a CDS encoding lipopolysaccharide assembly protein LapA domain-containing protein: MTKLKRILFAVFVLLTILIVLAFVLENQEQVSLSFLGWAGPQLPVSVISVVALLLGMLLGPLLGWLVGRIKRKRLV; this comes from the coding sequence GTGACTAAACTAAAACGTATTCTTTTTGCGGTGTTCGTGCTGCTGACAATTCTCATTGTTCTCGCATTTGTCTTGGAAAACCAAGAGCAGGTTTCCTTGTCATTTCTGGGCTGGGCTGGGCCTCAATTGCCGGTATCTGTCATCAGTGTCGTTGCGTTGTTGCTTGGCATGCTGCTCGGTCCGTTACTCGGATGGTTAGTGGGCCGCATCAAGCGTAAGCGTCTGGTCTGA
- the rfbB gene encoding dTDP-glucose 4,6-dehydratase codes for MKILVTGGAGFIGSAVIRHIISNTTDTVVNVDKLTYAGNLESLAEVSQSPRYAFERVDICDRAEMDRVLHDHQPDAIMHLAAESHVDRSISGPSEFIQTNIIGTYTLLEAARHYWAALDEARKANFRFHHISTDEVYGDLEGPEDLFTETTPYQPSSPYSASKASSDHLVRAWSRTYGLPTLVTNCSNNYGPCHFPEKLIPLIILNALEGKPLPVYGKGNQIRDWLYVEDHARALYKVVTEGVIGETYNIGGHNEKQNIEVVHALCALLDELRPESVHRPHAQLITYVQDRPGHDQRYAIDASKIQRELGWVPEETFESGIRKTVEWYLKNNEWVMHVKSGSYQQWIDQNYSDRSGKA; via the coding sequence GTGAAAATCTTAGTCACTGGCGGCGCCGGGTTTATCGGCTCTGCCGTCATTCGTCATATCATCTCCAATACCACAGATACGGTCGTGAATGTCGACAAACTCACGTACGCCGGCAATTTGGAATCCTTGGCCGAAGTCAGCCAGAGTCCCCGTTATGCTTTCGAGCGCGTAGACATCTGCGACCGCGCTGAAATGGATCGCGTCCTGCATGATCACCAGCCTGACGCGATCATGCATCTGGCTGCGGAGTCCCATGTGGACCGTTCGATCTCCGGACCGTCCGAGTTCATTCAGACGAACATCATCGGCACTTACACCTTGCTTGAAGCCGCCCGCCATTATTGGGCTGCGCTGGATGAAGCACGAAAAGCCAATTTCCGTTTCCATCACATTTCTACGGATGAAGTCTATGGTGACCTCGAGGGTCCGGAAGACTTGTTCACCGAAACAACCCCCTATCAGCCAAGCTCGCCTTATTCGGCCAGCAAGGCCAGTTCTGATCACTTGGTCCGCGCCTGGAGCCGTACTTACGGCTTGCCGACGCTGGTGACCAATTGCTCGAACAACTACGGCCCCTGCCATTTCCCCGAAAAACTTATTCCGCTGATCATTCTCAATGCGTTGGAAGGCAAGCCTCTGCCGGTGTACGGCAAAGGCAACCAGATACGTGACTGGCTCTATGTGGAAGATCATGCCCGGGCGCTATACAAGGTGGTAACGGAAGGTGTGATTGGCGAGACTTACAACATCGGCGGTCACAACGAAAAGCAGAATATTGAAGTTGTGCATGCATTGTGTGCGCTGCTGGATGAATTGCGCCCCGAGTCTGTTCATCGTCCCCATGCCCAGCTGATCACCTATGTTCAGGACCGCCCAGGCCACGACCAGCGTTACGCCATCGATGCCAGCAAGATCCAACGAGAATTGGGCTGGGTGCCAGAGGAGACATTTGAAAGCGGTATCCGTAAAACCGTCGAGTGGTACCTGAAAAACAATGAATGGGTGATGCACGTGAAGAGTGGTAGCTACCAGCAGTGGATTGATCAGAACTATAGCGATCGATCAGGTAAGGCATGA
- the rfbD gene encoding dTDP-4-dehydrorhamnose reductase encodes MKILLLGKNGQVGWELQRSLAPLGDLISLDRHSSDGLSGDLSNLDMLRATIRQVKPDIIVNAAAYTAVDKAESETELAQLVNGSATRVMAEEAASRGAWLIHYSTDYVFNGQGTKAWQETDAVAPVNHYGASKSVGEQAIIASGCKYLLFRTSWVYGARGNNFAKTMLRLGKERETLNVIADQVGAPTGADLIADVTALAIQKAMVCPELSGVYHLAASGEVSWHGYASYVIDFARSQGESLMVTTVNPIETSDYPTPARRPLNSRLNTQKLRDNFSLRLPDWQSGVTRMLREVLNK; translated from the coding sequence ATGAAAATTCTTCTTCTCGGAAAAAACGGGCAGGTAGGATGGGAGCTACAGCGTTCGCTTGCTCCGCTTGGTGATCTCATCTCCCTGGATCGTCATTCCTCCGATGGCCTGAGTGGCGATCTGTCCAACCTTGATATGCTGCGTGCGACGATTCGTCAGGTTAAGCCTGACATAATTGTCAATGCGGCGGCTTACACTGCTGTTGATAAAGCCGAGTCCGAAACCGAGCTGGCTCAACTGGTCAACGGCTCTGCCACTCGAGTCATGGCTGAGGAGGCGGCGTCCCGAGGCGCATGGCTGATTCATTATTCAACTGACTACGTCTTCAACGGCCAGGGGACCAAGGCCTGGCAAGAGACCGATGCAGTAGCTCCGGTGAATCACTACGGCGCAAGCAAATCCGTCGGTGAGCAGGCAATTATCGCTTCAGGTTGCAAATACCTACTGTTTCGCACCAGTTGGGTATACGGTGCCCGGGGTAATAATTTTGCAAAAACGATGCTGCGCCTGGGCAAGGAACGTGAGACTTTGAATGTTATCGCTGATCAGGTTGGAGCACCTACTGGCGCGGACCTGATCGCCGACGTGACTGCCTTGGCGATTCAGAAAGCCATGGTATGTCCTGAGTTAAGCGGTGTTTATCACTTGGCTGCCAGCGGCGAGGTGTCTTGGCATGGCTATGCCAGCTATGTCATTGACTTCGCTCGCAGCCAGGGAGAGTCATTGATGGTGACTACTGTGAACCCGATCGAAACCAGTGATTACCCTACCCCCGCGCGTCGGCCGCTAAACTCTCGTCTGAATACTCAAAAACTGCGCGATAATTTTTCACTACGCCTGCCGGATTGGCAAAGTGGCGTAACCCGAATGCTTAGGGAAGTTCTAAATAAATGA